taaaaatcctgAGAATGCAGTGTCCCAATATGGCAATGACTTATTTCCCTGATGCACAACTTTTACAGTTTCAACTTGAGGTGTTTCTGCTTTCTAAGGAGTTTTACTTCCTCAATACAGAAGCCCGTGGTTCTTCACCATCCATTTTCTCAAACAGTGAAGGATTTTAACTCCATATGTTAACTTCCACTTACTAAAGACATGGACGTCCTCTTTCAACCCTCATGTATGAAAAAACCCACCATCCATCTTCACTGGACACAGTGTTTACTGGTGTAATTCTCAGGGTTTGCCCTACCTCACTTCcacaagaagaaaacacaaTGAGAAGCAGGTCTGCCTGTAGGACTGTGGAGGAAGGGAAGcatgctgcagcactgcacctAATGTAAGGAAGCATGGGACAGCCATTTCTAAGCCTAACCAGCTGGATTGCCACACCCACCAGCAACTCACTGGTACTTAATGGATTCATCAGCCATGTGGCTCACAGCAGAGATTACCAGGAACTGTTCAGCAGTACAAAGGCAGAAAGATGGAGAATAGCCAGGTACTTATCAATGTCCAGCATCTATTCCTTTAAAAGATTCCAAATCTGTAGCTTGTATATAAATCTCACACGTTATTAATTGCATCTTAAGAGCCAATATGTGTAGATCTCTGCAGATCCAGGCTGGCTCTGCACTTCAGGACTCAGTTCTGGAGCAGCAGTCAGGTGCACTACAAACACAAGCTGGCTGAGGGCGAGGGCAGAACTTAACCTGGGGGCTGAATTCTTATAATTTGTACAGGCATAATGTCAGGTGCTGCGTTACTGCAACCAGATATGGCCATATGAGGCCAGCACAACAAGGTTAAGAGCCAGGACTTACCTTCCTGCCTGTCTCAAACTGTGATTTTCAACTCTACCATTTCAACTCTGTATGAACtggcaagaagagaaaaatgcaaGCCAGCTTTGCTGCAAGCCCAGTCCTGAGCAACAGAGGGAAAACCAGATTGCTTTCAATGACAATATGGCAATTAGCCTGATGAAGTTAAATCTTTACTTTAATTGGTTGCCCAACATACATGTTTTAACATTCTGTACTAAATTAGCCAGCATGCACACAGTAATTGGACCAGTCAGTGACTTTCTCCTTTCACTATATACATACACAAACAGGAACACCACAAGATTGGACGAAGGAAAGCAATTTGTTAACCGGATACAGCTAGCAAGTAACATTTTTTCCTCTAGAAATGTTTTTTCCTGCAAAATCACAAGTGTGAAGACTTTCTTTCAAGGCTTGAAGAGCATTGCAGTCTTCCAGTGAAAGGGCTAACAATAGCCACTGTAGCTGAAATGAGATAAAATTTGTTGAAAATCCATGCCAAGCAAGagtgaaattgaaaaaaaaatcacctgcaATGCAGCATAGGGAAAAGGGACTTTGGAGACAAGCTGAGCAGGTAGAAAGATGGGTATGAAACCAATTCTTAACATCCTCAGCTTAGTGTAAAAGAGGAGGAGGTTCAGAATCAGATCCAACATTTCACATTCACTGGTAGAGTAGTACCTAAAGAATTGTTTGCTTACTTTATTTGAAGAACTTTAGTTCTGTGTCAACACAGTCATAGAAAAGATCCACTACTTCAGCTGGATCCAGAATCTCTGTACGAGAAAGGATATCTTCCATTGCTTCTAAACCTTGTTTTTCAAGGTCTAACATAATCCTCATCAGTTTCTGGCCTTTATCCTAAAGGCATGAAATAACCAAACTCAGTTAACCAGCAAACAGGCTCATTAAAGCATTTTACTCTCTTTgttacagaaataatttcaaatatttttaaaaagaaaaagccttttTAAGTACAAACTACTTCTGTTATTAGTTATTTTGGATGGCCAAAGGCTTAAAGGAACAGTCCTGGACATTTTGTGcattaagaaaaataatcaaaaaggAATTGATAAGTTTAAAGCAAAAAAGGAAGAGGGTGAAAGATGGATAGAGGAAAATTATACAAGGCTTGTACATATAATAGAGGTAAAGCAAGTTCTTAAGCTTGTAATCCCACTAACAGAACTATGTGAGAAGACTGGAAGCCCTAAGAATTGAACAGATTGTGGTATTTGCATGTGCATCTCTCAAGTCAACACCTGCAAGATGATGAATAGATCTGAAATGATGTGTCATGTAACAGTATTAAGACTGTAGATCCCAGGGAGGTCTTGTGTGCCATTCTGATTTACTGCTCTTTGTGTTTCTAGAAAATTTACTCCTGGAAAAGgtgtaatttcattttatccaGATGTTATTTAAActcttgttttttcttattttcttttttatttaatggaGAAGTGCTGCTTGTTTTGCTTGCAGCTTTCAAAACTGAGTTTCAGGGTAAACCAAAGTCATTTAGAATGAGTGGTGGTTctgagttttttgggatttttcttagAATTTTGTCCAGAAAGAGCAGGGCATCTCACCTAAGGTTTAGGCTTTTGGATGAGCAGCTTTTATAACATGAAACCTGAgcagaaactgcattttcttttctacCACAACTATTGGTGTCACATTGTGGGGACTTTATCAGGCAAGAGTCCACAAGATGCTAAGATGCCTCTTCCAGGTCTTCCCTAAGTCATCTTGCACAATAATATGAGAGCCAGCTGCACATTAAAACAATGTCACCAGAGGCCACAGATTTTAAAGTACACCATTCCAAGAAATTAATAATCTAGCCAAACTGCATTTAAATAATGTTTGTACTAGCAAAGGTTATCATAGCTTTCTTTATCAATAGTGGGTAGGTCTGAATGTTGTTATGATAGCAACACTCTGACCCATGCAAATACACACAGAggaaaactgtagaaaagcCAATCCTCTGTGAGACTTCAATCCAACTATGTGAGGGTCTTCCACAAATTGCCTGAATACCCATAAAAGCTTGACAGGTGTGCCTTGGTCATCTTTCCCTCTGTTTCACTTCCCTAAAACCACTTATCCAGTTTATTGCTGTAGTTGTAATTGCAAATGTTGAGAAGTTGAACTACCTGCACAATGACGTCAAAAGTTCTATCTCAGTCATTTGGAAAAGCAATACAGAATAATCCCCTTCCTGACTTTACTTATTCCAAAATTAATTGCCTAAGAGATCTTCAACACTAAGTTTTTACCATGGAAGGTTTTCAGCTCTCAGGTTTTCAGCCCCATGTACTGCATGGCACTGCAAAGTGTCCTTTCTTCTCATATAGCATTTTCAgttaaaaattaacagaaatgcATTGAATTGCAAAACACAAGACTTGCAAAACTGTCATGTgcaaatttttctttcaagaaaaataCCTTTCCAAACTATGTCGTTCTTAATCCAGCATATGATTTAAATCACAACACTCCTGCCCTCTTCCTAGCACATAATTCTGATATAATGTTGCATGAGCATCCAGTGCTCTAATCACTAAAAAGACTCTATGCACAGTGGGGATTGAACAAGATAATCAGCTTAACAGTTTGACTTTTCATTTTGTAGAAGTAATGGAACAGAGCTATACTCTCAGGACAACAAAAACTATGCAGAACAGTTTGTCCTTCAGAGGGCATCATTATTCAAGCTAAACTCTCAAGGATTCTAAGAATATTCAGAGAATGTTTTTCACTGAGTGACTGTGAACTAAGTTATGGAGTTGGCAATCTACATTGACTTCTATTCAAACTACACACCTATAATCTCAGTTGTCCTTCAATTTTAGAAGCCTTCTCCATAGTCTCAAGTCAAATGTAATGCTCCCTTGAAAGTCTgtgcctttcagcacagaaagccaTGTACTCTCAGTATTCAGGGTTCCAACAACTTCAGTTCTTTAATTCCAGGTGCCACAGCTCTTACCTGATCGTTCTCCAGGAGAGATCGGGCCCATTCATGTGCCTTGTACAATTCATGCCTACGATCTGGCTTCTCCTGGAATCGAGGTATCTTTTTAGCAGGATCATCATTGCCAAAAGAAGGAGACTGCACTTTTGGTACTAATTTTACATCATCAACAAAAATAAAGGGTTTAAATATGGACCTGAAAGAAATAAGAATTACTCCTTGCAGTAATAAGAGACATTTTGTATATGTTATTGAAATGCTCACCAggttattttaaaacaacacaTACAGAGCAGCATAGGTAATTCATCTACACTAGGCATGGGCAAGGTTAGAGACTTGGTACTGGTCAAGCAAAACAAATCTACGTGCTTTAAAAGAACTGGGTTTGGCAATTATTGCAAAAACTTATTACCCCTTTTACCTATAAGATTTTCTGGTGTCCTCATGCCAGTTCTGCCACTTCTTTAGAAGAGTAGCATTGATTTTTCTCCTCCAAGTTTTTTTGTAACAAATCTCAACATTCGGCCTCACATCAGTTTTTCTCCTCTGTTCCCACTGGCATCTCTCCTCCTCTTTCCAGATTTAAGTTTtaataattcagaaaaaaacactTGCGTGGAGCAGGGAAGATTACATATCTTGCTCAATATCAGAGGATTTTCCATATCAACAACAGCACTTTAGAATTCTACTTCAAGAGCTGAGGGAAGACAAGGGCTACCAATATTGTGACATTTCTCAAATTATTTTAACACTGAATTTGGATCTAAACTCCTAAGAgagacaaacaaaaaaccccatcaatACAGAATCTTcattcctgagaagctgaaaatagGTTTTGGCAAGTGAACAGAactgccttccttttctttagATACAGAACAATAAAGCACCCTGCATTCTGCAGAGAAGAACCTGCCAAGAGTGAAGACTTGTGCAACACACAATTAATAACCACTGCCTGTGTACAGTCAGCAGGTTCAGTGCTGCAACCCTTTCCATCAGTGTCACAAAGCCTTGCTGACTAAGAATTTATGTGACTCACTAGCTGCgtttaaaataattctttcttaATGCATTGCAGTGTTGAATAAAGCAagagaggtctctaaacaacgCTTTTAAGGCGGGTTTTCGACCTTCAAATGGACAGAAATCCCAACAAATAATTTGAAGCCTTGCTCCTTTTTATTGCAGAGGATTTGCATCAACTCAAAGAAAAGTTTGGGTAAGCAAGTTTAAAATTGACACTTAACCCTGAAAGTCTGAGTTGCATAATGCAAGGTGGGTGGAAAGTCCCTTTGGCATGGATGACTTCCACAGCCCTCAGTAAAACCTAATGGTTACTACCAGTCCTCTGACAGGAATGTGAGCTGTTCAAGGGCACCATTTTCTTCTCTCCATAATCTCTTTACCTCAATGCAAGTGGCAGATCTCCTGAATAATTGCAATTGgtttcatttaatttctgtgAATCCCAAGTGGATTCTGTTTAAAACACAAGATAATTCATCAATCTTTGATGATCTGGCCCATGAGTTCCTTAATCTCCTCAGCTACTTCCAGCTAGAGAGGACACCATGTAAACCAACTGGAAATTGTCCCTCGAATAAAAGACATGCTTGGAATCCCAGCAACTTGCAGATGTTTTGCTGTGTTAACATTTTGATATCATATGAAGCTACCTGGAGTACACAACCCCTCTCACAACACTTCATTTGCTGGAGTTTTGCACCTGCCTGTTCAAGAGAAGTGACTTGGGAAGTCCCCAACTTCATCATCTCAACAACTTTCCAGGTGGAAAGCAACTACACTGGAATTCCTGGCCCTGCATAAAGTGCATTTCCCCTGGAAGCTCAGTAACACAGGACTGTCAGATTGCACATCTCAGAGCACTGACTGCACTTCTGGTTAGAACATGCTCCTATGTTCCAGTTTGGGAGGCAGGGTTTGTTTGTTACCTTTGAGCCCATCGCTGCTCTGCACCCCAGGGAGCCCAGTGCTGTGGCTTACCTTGAAGGGTCGGGCGTGCCAGTGAAGTAATGAATACAGGGAAAACTAGGGTCCTGAGGCAGAACAGACACTATGCTAGCTGTAGTAAGGAAAGATTCAGAGTCCACACAGACACCACTGTCCTTGTCACGCAGGACATCAATCATAGCTTGTGCAGAAACGTCACCTATATGGAGGGGGGAAAACATTCCTGAGTGTTCAATGGCTTGGAGCCCAGGTAAGGATTTTAGCCTGAACAAGCTTTGGCCTAAAATGGCCACTGACACTTGCCATGGGCATGTCACAAATCCCAGTTAAGAGTTTCTACTTCAGCAATGAATATTCAGAAAGAACATGTTTAGCTAGTAAATGAGAATGGTAAGAAGCATTAATTAGGCATGGTAATTGCCAGGTAATGCTTCAATACCAGAAATGCTATTAAAAAGGTACATTTTAAGGAAGAAGGCTGTAATACTGCTTTAGCAGTCACTATGAACAGACTACTGACTTAAAACATCAATTTTCCTCTACCCAAGCAGGACAGAATGAGAACACcctgattttctcaatttcCACTTCTCAATTTCCATTCTCAGTCAAAATTTTGAAACGTCATCTTGCAGTCACAGAGTGTTACAGCAGCAGACCTAGGCACCAAGATTTTTCTCCAAACCCCTCTGTTCTCACTGTGTCTCCTGCCTGTGTTCATCCCAGCTTTCCCCCATTGCCCCTCCatgttttctccttttgcagGCCAGGCTTCTTCCCCATACCTTCTCAGGCTCTGCAGTGACTCAAACCTCCATGCACAGGTGCCTCAACACACCAGGAGACACAGAATGACTCAGCAGCCTGCAAGATTTTCAGCCATAGCCATCTGTCTGTAGGGGCCCTCGGGGTTTTTAGTGCTATAATCCAGATTTATTTAGATCTTTTACCTATAGTCCTTTAGAGTTACTGTATCTGCCTCAGACACTAACCACACTCCCTGCAATGCTACAGCTTTTGTAAGAACTCTGCAGTGCAACAAATTTCTCATCTCTACACTCTTCAGAACATTTACCCACATGTGAAAATGCCAACAGTCCAGTAAATTCACATGTGTAGTAAAGGGTTTTTTAGAAAATTATAATTTGTGCTATTTTTCATGCATTCCCATGCACTGCTGCAGGCTGTCCATTTCAGAGGTGTTTTGGCCAGCTGCAGCAAACTGAAGTCAGTAATAAATCTGGGTCTGGAAATAAACCCTTTCTTTGATTGCAGAGAATATAAATCTGGGTCTGGAAATAAACCCTTCCTTTGACTGCAGAGAATAGCACAATGTCTGTTTCAGTAGCTTTGTCCTGCTCAACAAAGAAAAAGGGATTTCAGTTTGCAACTGCTCTTCCTTAAACTGTGCTCTTGAAACTTTCCCCAAAAGGTTAAATCTACATTTTCCCCACAATACAGATTCCACTGAGCTCAATCTTTGATATGtgaggccttttttttttaaatagtataATTTTAGTGTTAGGTAGGGCCACTAAAATTACAGGAAAGCACAGATGCAGTAGCACATCATGCACATCAGAGCACTGAAGGAAGTTACTTTGTAATTGCAATCCTGTTTTGAAACCTTGGGGGTGACATTAAGGGCTCCACCCTAAATAGTGGCAAATTTAAGAACAGTCTTTAGTTCTGATCCTCCTTCCTACACAGTTTACATCTAGAGGTGTTCTCAGCCACATGTAATTCTGGACAGAATGCCTGAAAAGGAGGCAGCAGTGACTAAAAAACCCAGTGTGCCCACAGAAAATTAGTTCAACACTTACCACCTTGTTTTTCTAGGCTCTCCCTGCCAGAACAACAGGCTAAATGGTCATCAGCAAGAGAAAACACTTCAGAAAAATTGAAGTCAGAGTCTCCATTCCACCAGCCTTGACTTTTCACATAATCCCTTAGTTCAGGATGCTCAGCATCAATTTTTGTAGTTAATGAAAGCTGATTGCAAATGCATTTCACTCCCTCTAGAAAGAGCCACATATTAAAAGAGAACATTAATACAGTTTTCCTGGGAGAAGCTGGAAGGAAAATGTCATATCAATTAGGAAACAAATTAATCCATTGGTTAGTGTGTGCATTTGGCATGACTGTGTAACTATACAATTACACATGCACAGAATTACCAATCCCTGCAGGTTGCAGAGCTCAatcctctgtgccctgctgagACACTGACACCTGTGATTAACAGTGGGATTTAGACAGAATGCCAGTTTCCCAGTCCACATCTCACACCTTCTGACCACAAAGCAATGGTGGTATCCAAATGCCAAAGGCACCTAATATTTTTCTAGTGGCATATTCCCCACAGACACAAGAAGGCTTCAGATCTGACTTGATTTCAAAGTATatttcagcagagctgcatTTAATGAACCTTCCTTGCCCTTCAAAATTAAGAAtttggaaaatgtttttaaaatcacTACAATTGCTTTAAGCTTCCAGCTGAGAAACAGTTTCACTGTAAGCTGCAAGTTCAAATTACAATTCTTTTATCTTAGATTTTAAAATGGCATGAAGTAAAAAGACTGTGTAAGTAGCCTCCAAAGAGTACtgaatgggttttttttagttccTTTTATCAAACATACTGCAGTGCTT
This genomic window from Zonotrichia albicollis isolate bZonAlb1 chromosome 1, bZonAlb1.hap1, whole genome shotgun sequence contains:
- the SCRN1 gene encoding secernin-1 isoform X1, translating into MTCRTSLALRGQDRSGMLQGAPKARGCAVPGASPLSGPRPPPAAPGTRRLRAQGAGPGRRGAERSGSGGSGAQCTYIEIEQVPRTHAVVLSRPSWLWGAEMGANEHGVCVANEAVVTREPASESEALLGMDLVRLGLERGATAKEALDVIVALLEEHGQGGNYYEDGSSCHTFQSAFLIVDRNEAWILETSGKYWAAEKITEGVKCICNQLSLTTKIDAEHPELRDYVKSQGWWNGDSDFNFSEVFSLADDHLACCSGRESLEKQGGDVSAQAMIDVLRDKDSGVCVDSESFLTTASIVSVLPQDPSFPCIHYFTGTPDPSRSIFKPFIFVDDVKLVPKVQSPSFGNDDPAKKIPRFQEKPDRRHELYKAHEWARSLLENDQDKGQKLMRIMLDLEKQGLEAMEDILSRTEILDPAEVVDLFYDCVDTELKFFK
- the SCRN1 gene encoding secernin-1 isoform X2, with the protein product MAAAPPSYCFVALPPCSKDGLVVFGKNSARPRDEVQEVVYFAAAEHEPGSKVECTYIEIEQVPRTHAVVLSRPSWLWGAEMGANEHGVCVANEAVVTREPASESEALLGMDLVRLGLERGATAKEALDVIVALLEEHGQGGNYYEDGSSCHTFQSAFLIVDRNEAWILETSGKYWAAEKITEGVKCICNQLSLTTKIDAEHPELRDYVKSQGWWNGDSDFNFSEVFSLADDHLACCSGRESLEKQGGDVSAQAMIDVLRDKDSGVCVDSESFLTTASIVSVLPQDPSFPCIHYFTGTPDPSRSIFKPFIFVDDVKLVPKVQSPSFGNDDPAKKIPRFQEKPDRRHELYKAHEWARSLLENDQDKGQKLMRIMLDLEKQGLEAMEDILSRTEILDPAEVVDLFYDCVDTELKFFK